A genomic segment from Ciconia boyciana chromosome 5, ASM3463844v1, whole genome shotgun sequence encodes:
- the MMAA gene encoding methylmalonic aciduria type A protein, mitochondrial isoform X1, with translation MKIPSLLLRFPHCYFSRRTYFTNFHFTSRAGFLCIESLVPMHRYCTKWICSSNSLRRELCQQVAPDQQIEGLSDKEQRLADRLYNGLIQGHRACLAEAITLVESTQSRKKKIAQVLLQKVLSYHREQEKLNQGKPLAFRVGLSGPPGAGKSTFIECFGKMLTERKYKVSVLAVDPSSSTSGGSLLGDKTRMTELSRDMNAYIRPSPTRGTLGGVTRTTNEAILLCEGGGYDVVLVETVGVGQSEFAVADMVDMFILLLPPAGGDELQGIKRGIIEMADLVAINKADGDLVVPARRIQAEYVSAMKLLRKRSKVWKPKVMRISAKTGEGISDMWDKMTEFRDLMLTSGELIAKRRKQQKVWMWNLIQENMLEHFRSHLAVKDKIPLLEEKVLSGVLSPGLAADLLLKAFKDGL, from the exons ATGAAGATCCCCTCTTTGCTGCTGAGATTCCCTCATTGTTACTTCTCTAGAAGAACTTACTTCACGAACTTTCACTTCACTTCCAGAGCAGGTTTCTTGTGCATTGAATCTCTTGTGCCAATGCACCGCTATTGTACAAAATGGATATGTTCGTCGAACAGTTTGAGGAGGGAGCTGTGTCAACAAGTGGCCCCTGACCAGCAAATAGAGGGACTTTCTGACAAAGAACAGAGACTCGCAGACAGACTTTACAATGGACTAATCCAGGGTCATAGAGCCTGTTTAGCAGAAGCTATTACACTTGTAGAATCAACTCAGagtaggaagaagaaaatagccCAGGTGCTCCTTCAGAAGGTATTATCCTACCACAGGGAACAAGAAAAGTTAAATCAAGGAAAGCCACTTGCCTTTAGAGTGG GGTTATCTGGTCCTCCTGGTGCTGGGAAATCGACTttcatagaatgctttgggaaAATGCTTACAGAAAGAAAGTACAAAGTGTCTGTGTTGGCTGTAGACCCTTCCTCTAGTACAAGTGGTG GTTCTCTGTTGGGTGATAAAACACGGATGACTGAGTTGTCAAGAGACATGAATGCATACATCAGACCGTCTCCAACCAGAGGGACACTGGGAGGTGTAACAAGGACCACAAATGAAGCTATTCTGCTGTGTGAAGGGGGAGGCTATGATGTTGTTCTTGTGGAAACAGTAG gTGTGGGACAGTCAGAATTTGCTGTGGCTGATATGGTTGATATGTTTATATTACTGCTACCACCTGCAGGTGGAGATGAATTAcag GGTATCAAACGGGGTATAATCGAGATGGCAGATCTAGTTGCTATAAATAAAGCTGATGGTGATTTAGTTGTGCCTGCACGGAGAATACAAGCTGAATATGTTAGTGCTATGAAGCTGCTTCGCAAACGTTCAAAAGTTTGGAAACCAAAG GTAATGCGCATCTCTGCCAAAACTGGAGAAGGTATCTCAGATATGTGGGATAAAATGACAGAATTTCGTGACCTCATGCTCACGAGTGGTGAGTTGATTGCCAAACGACGGAAACAGCAGAAAGTGTGGATGTGGAATCTCATCCAAGAAAATATGTTGGAACATTTCCGGAGTCACTTGGCAGTCAAGGATAAGATTCCACTTCTAGAAGAAAAAGTTCTTAGTGGTGTCTTGTCTCCTGGGCTGGCAGCCGACCTGCTACTGAAAGCATTCAAAGATGGTCTCTAA
- the MMAA gene encoding methylmalonic aciduria type A protein, mitochondrial isoform X2 codes for MKIPSLLLRFPHCYFSRRTYFTNFHFTSRAGFLCIESLVPMHRYCTKWICSSNSLRRELCQQVAPDQQIEGLSDKEQRLADRLYNGLIQGHRACLAEAITLVESTQSRKKKIAQVLLQKVLSYHREQEKLNQGKPLAFRVGLSGPPGAGKSTFIECFGKMLTERKYKVSVLAVDPSSSTSGGSLLGDKTRMTELSRDMNAYIRPSPTRGTLGGVTRTTNEAILLCEGGGYDVVLVETVGVGQSEFAVADMVDMFILLLPPAGGDELQGIKRGIIEMADLVAINKADGDLVVPARRIQAEYVSAMKLLRKRSKVWKPKVCHLKHCAKPVLLPMISVLSYNLSTIRPVINISSGNAHLCQNWRRYLRYVG; via the exons ATGAAGATCCCCTCTTTGCTGCTGAGATTCCCTCATTGTTACTTCTCTAGAAGAACTTACTTCACGAACTTTCACTTCACTTCCAGAGCAGGTTTCTTGTGCATTGAATCTCTTGTGCCAATGCACCGCTATTGTACAAAATGGATATGTTCGTCGAACAGTTTGAGGAGGGAGCTGTGTCAACAAGTGGCCCCTGACCAGCAAATAGAGGGACTTTCTGACAAAGAACAGAGACTCGCAGACAGACTTTACAATGGACTAATCCAGGGTCATAGAGCCTGTTTAGCAGAAGCTATTACACTTGTAGAATCAACTCAGagtaggaagaagaaaatagccCAGGTGCTCCTTCAGAAGGTATTATCCTACCACAGGGAACAAGAAAAGTTAAATCAAGGAAAGCCACTTGCCTTTAGAGTGG GGTTATCTGGTCCTCCTGGTGCTGGGAAATCGACTttcatagaatgctttgggaaAATGCTTACAGAAAGAAAGTACAAAGTGTCTGTGTTGGCTGTAGACCCTTCCTCTAGTACAAGTGGTG GTTCTCTGTTGGGTGATAAAACACGGATGACTGAGTTGTCAAGAGACATGAATGCATACATCAGACCGTCTCCAACCAGAGGGACACTGGGAGGTGTAACAAGGACCACAAATGAAGCTATTCTGCTGTGTGAAGGGGGAGGCTATGATGTTGTTCTTGTGGAAACAGTAG gTGTGGGACAGTCAGAATTTGCTGTGGCTGATATGGTTGATATGTTTATATTACTGCTACCACCTGCAGGTGGAGATGAATTAcag GGTATCAAACGGGGTATAATCGAGATGGCAGATCTAGTTGCTATAAATAAAGCTGATGGTGATTTAGTTGTGCCTGCACGGAGAATACAAGCTGAATATGTTAGTGCTATGAAGCTGCTTCGCAAACGTTCAAAAGTTTGGAAACCAAAG GTGTGCCACTTGAAACACTGTGCAAAGCCGGTCCTGCTCCCCATGATTTCTGTCCTGAGCTACAATCTCAGCACTATCAGACCTGTTATTAACATCAGTAGTG GTAATGCGCATCTCTGCCAAAACTGGAGAAGGTATCTCAGATATGTGGGATAA